DNA sequence from the Parasphingorhabdus cellanae genome:
GAACCGAGGTTGCCAAGGCGATTATCGGGCAGGAAGAAATTGTCGATCATCTTTTGATCGCGCTATTTTCCTCTGGCCATGTTTTGCTTGAAGGGCCTCCGGGAACCGCGAAGACGTTTCTTGCGCAATGTTTCTCCGCGACGCTCAGCCTGGATTTCGGTCGGATCCAGTTCACCCCCGATCTGATGCCCGGCGATATCGTCGGCTCTAACCTGTTCAATTTCCAGACCAGTACCTTCACCCTGACGCGCGGCCCGATTTTCTGTGATCTTTTGCTTGCCGATGAAATCAACCGTACACCGCCGAAAACCCAAGCCGCGATGCTGGAGGCGATGCAGGAACGTGCGGTAACGATTGACGGTGAGACCCATGATCTGTCTTCGCAGTTCATGGTGGTTGCAACCCAAAATCCAATTGAACAACAAGGCGTTTATCCGCTCCCCGAGGCGCAGCTCGACCGGTTTCTGTTCAAGTTGCTGATCGAATATCCTGATGCAGAGGAAGAGAAGAAAATCGTCACACAATATGGTGAACGTATTGGCGCACCAGGGCCTGCGGATTTCGGGATCAGCGCACAGGTGGATGAACAGACGTTGATGGCAGCGGCGGAAGTGGTGAAGTCGGTCAAGCTGGTGGAAGATGTGACCGATTATATTGTCCGGTTGGTGCGCGCGACCCGCGAAACGGCCGATTTGGAAAATGGCGCAAGCCCAAGGGCCGCGATAATGTTGGCCACGGCCGCGCGCGCAAGGGCGGCGATATCCGGTCGGGATTATGTGGTACCTGACGACGTAAAGGCGCTGGCGCCCTCTGTCTTGCGTCACCGCACCCTGTTGTCACCTGCGGCAGAGATTGAAGGCCGTCAGGTCGATACGATTATCGAAGCGTTAGTGGAACGAACGGAAGCACCGCGTTGATCTACCCGACCGCCCGTGCTGTTTTCCTGATCGCAATCGGGGCGCCTGTTGCTGCGGTGCTCGCGGCCATCATGCCGAACCTGTGGGCCATCGGTATCGCCTGGGCAGCTATGCTAGTCGTGCTTCTGGTGATAGACGGATTGATCGCCGCAAAGGCAGGGAATGTGCAATTGGCCGTTCCCAAGACAACCGAAATTGGCGCGCCGTTGGAACTCGGCGTGCAAGCGGAATTTGCGGGGTTGATGGCACCGCGCACGATCAGCGGAAATCTGGGCGTTGATGACCGTTTGTCAGACAATGGCCGGATCGCGTTTACGCTCGACAGATCTCAACCAAAAGAACGTATTTATAGCGGTGCTTCAACAACAACACCGAGCCGCCGCGGCACAGGGGATATCGGGAAACTCTGGCTACGCTGGAAAGGACCGCTGGGTCTCGCGTGGCGTCAAACTTCCAAGCAAAGCGATCAATCTGTCGCCGTCATGCCGAACATCTCGGCGGTGCGCAGCCCAACGGTCCAGATGTTCCTGCGCGATTCCATCTTCGGTCTTTTGGCCCGCAAATTTCGCGGCGAGGGAAGCGAGTTTGAAGCGCTGGCCGAATATCAACCGGGCATGGATCGGCGCAGCATCGACTGGAAAGGTTCTGCCCGGCACAGCAAATTGCTGGCCAAGGAATATGATACTGAACGCAACAACCAGATTGTATTCGCGCTGGATTGCGGATCGGCGATGTGTGAACCGATTGATGGCTTGCCGCGCATAGATCGCGCTGTTTCCGCTGCTTTGCTAACCGCCTATATCACTTTGAAATCCGGTGACCAAACCAGCTTGTTCAGTTTCGCTGCCAAGCCGGAACTGTCCACGCCCTTCCTGTCGGGTAGCCGGAATTTCTATCGCATGCAGCAGGATGCGGCGACCATTGATTATCGGCATCAGGAAAGCAATTATACCTTGGCTTTGTCGGCGCTTTCCAATCGTTTACAGCGGCGCTCATTGATCATCATTTTTACCGATTTCACCGATCCGACGAGCGCTGATTTGATGCTGGAAGCGGCCGGCCGGCTGATCGACAAGCATCTGGTTTTGTTTGTGGTGCTGGAAGATGAAGAGCTTTCTGAATTTATTAAAAAGCAACCTGAAAATGCCGAAGATGTGGCACGCAGCGTTACCGCACAAAGCTTGCTGGAGCAGAAGAAACTGGTCGTCACACGGCTGCAGCATATGGGCATTGATGTGATTGAAGGGCCTCACAAACATATCGGTACGCGGCTGATAAACAGCTATCTCAAGATCAAACGGCGAGGGGCAATCTGATGGCCAATATGGTAACAGATCCGACCGCCGAGCAGGCTATCGAGAACGCTGCCCTTAAAAGCGATCGCTTCCGGTTAGAACGGGAAGCGGATTGGGTGCGGCTTGAAGACATAGTCACGAAGATGGAGAAGGGCAAAGCCCGGCGATTAAGTGACGACGATGTGCTGGCGCTTCCCACGCTTTATCGCACCTTATTGTCGAGCCTTTCAATTGCGCGCGAAAGTTCACTGGATGCTGGATTAATCGATTATCTCGAAGGCTTGGCGCTGCGGTCCTATTTCATGGTTTACGGGACACAGACCAGCTTCGGACAGTGGCTTAAGGGCTTTTTCGGCGGCGGGTGGAGTCAATCAATCCGTGAAATCAAGGTCGATATCTGGATTGCATTATTTGTGATGATTGCCGGAACCTTGATCGGCTATGTCCTGGTCGCCGGTGACAGCGATTGGTATTATGCGCTGGTTCCCGGAAACTTTGCCGATACGCGCGTGCCTGGTGCCAGCGAAGCGGCGCTGCGCGAGACATTATTCAGCACCAAAGAACATGATGGGCTTGGCGTATTTGCCGCTTATTTGTTCAGCAACAACGCGCAAGTTGCGATCCTTGCCTTTGCGCTCGGTTTTGCTTTTGCGGTGCCGAGCATATTGTTGCTCATCCATAATATGGCGCTGCTCGGTGCCATGGTCTGGGTATTTGCGCAACGTGATTTGACGGTTGAATTTATCGGTTGGCTCTCGATCCACGGGACGACGGAATTATTCGCCATATTATTGGCCGGAGCTGCCGGCATACATGTCGGGCGCTCGATTGCCTTTCCCGGCGCTAAATCACATTTGAAGGCGGCCAGTGATGCCGGCAAACGCGCGGCTCTGGTCATGGCAGGTGTAGTGATAATGTTGATCTGTGCTGGATTGCTGGAAGGATTTGCGCGCCAACTCATCAATGATACTGGTCTGCGCTATCTGGTTGGCGGTACGATGCTGACATTCTGGCTGGTCTATTTCTTTGTCTTTGGCCGCAGCCGCGTGGAAACCGGGACATGAGTGCGACAACGACCGATCCGTGGACAAGACGATCCGCCAATCCCAAGCTGGACCGGGTTATGGTGTCACCAGAAGGCGTTCCGCTGAACGTGACCGTTGCTACAGCAGGCGCGCGTGCAGGCGCTCTGACGCTGGATATTATTATTATATTGGGTTTAATCCTCGGTGTGACCTTGCTGGGGTTACTGATTTTATGGGGCTTTGAATCCGCCTTTGGCGAGGGTCTCATACTGGAGGAAAGCGGCCCGCTCAGCGTTGTTGCGGTCCTCTGGATCATCGCGGTGTTTTTGTTCCGCAACGCCTATTTCCTTTATTTTGAACTCGGTGACCGTGCCGCCACATGGGGAAAGCGCGCCGTTGGTATCAGGGTTGCGGCCCGCGATGGCGGACGCCTGACAGCCGAAGCGGTCATTGCGCGCAATATCATCCGCGACATCGAACTATTCCTGCCCTTAATGTTTATCACGTCTGGAGAAGCCGAAGGAACGATGACGGACTTCACCGCTTGGGCGGGTTTTCTATGGGTGCTGATGTTTCTCCTTTTCCCTGTGTTTAACAAAGATCGGTTACGCTGCGGTGATTTGATCGCAGGGACCTGGGTGATCCAGAATGTGAAACGCAATCTGGGCGGGGTTGTCGCACCTTCCGCGGAAGCCATTGCTGATCCGGCCACCGGCACGACGACAACCCGTTACGAATTCTCGGATGAGGATCTGTCCGTCTATGGCGAATATGAATTGCAGACGTTGGAAAGCGTGCTCAGAACCGGGACCGACGAAGCCCTCGAGACAGTGACGAGCTCGATCTGCAATAAAATTGGATGGGAACCGGGCAGCGGTGATAAGCGGATATTTCTGGAATCCTATTATACTGCTTTGCGCGCCAAACTGGAGGGCGGGATGCGTTTCGGAAAACGGCGCAAGGATAAATATTCAGCCGATATTTAAGGAGTCGATTAAACGCGCCATCCATTCTGCGCTGTGAACCACAGGCGTGACTCCTGCTTGCCGTAGCGTCACCTGCTACGGCCTTTAGATCAGCTTGTTTTCTGCCGTTTTTGGCGTATGTTGGCGCCAAATTCATCATTGGAGAGTCGGTCATGAACTTGGAATTCACTGCAGAGGAAAATGCGTTTCGCGACGAAGTGCGCAGTTTTATCGAGAATAACTACCCGCAGAATATCGAACGTGCAGCGGTTCAGGACGACATGAGCCCTGAAGACATGACCGCTTGGCACAAAATTCTCGGCGAAAAAGGATGGTCGGTTCCAGCATGGCCGGAGCAATATGGCGGCACCGGCTGGACGCCGACGCAGCGCTATATCTGGTCTGAGGAAAATGCGCGGGTGAATGCCGTGATGCCATTGCCATTCGGCGTCGCGATGGTCGGCCCGGTTATCTACACATTCGGCAATGAAGAACAGAAAGCCAAGCATCTGCCCGGTATCCGCAGCGGCGATGTGTGGTGGTGTCAGGGTTATTCCGAGCCCGGTGCCGGATCTGATCTCGCATCGCTGAAAACAACTGCTGTGCGCGATGGCGACGACTATATCCTCAATGGCCAGAAGACTTGGACGACCTTGGCGCAGCATGCCGACTGGGGTTTCTTCCTGTGCCGCACCGATCCCGATGCGCCCAAGCCGCAACAAGGCATCAGCTTCATTCTGGTGGACATGAACACACCGGGCATCGAAGTGCGTCCGATCAAGCTCATCGATGGGGGCTATGAGGTCAATGAAGTGTGGCTCACCGATGTACGCGTGCCAGCAGAAAACCTGATCGGCGAAGAGAATAAGGGCTGGACCTACGCGAAATTCCTGTTGGCGCATGAACGTTCCGGCATTGCTGGCGTGGCGCGCTCCAAGCGCGGTGTCGAGCAGCTGAAAGAGATCGCTCAACATGAGATGCTCGACGGCGAGCCGCTGCTGCAGGACATGGGTTTTGCAACCAAGGTCAGCCAGCTGGAAATTGATCTCGCGGCTCTGGAAATTACCGAGCTCAGGACCTTGGCCGGCGAACAGGCAGGTAAAGGCCCGGGCCCCGAAAGTTCGCTCTTGAAAGTGAAGGGCACGGAAATTCAGCAGCGTCTGACGGAATTGACGCTAGAGGCGGTCGGCTATTACGGCACGCCCGATTTCCGCAGCTTCCCCGCCGATGGCTCGAACGATTTCCCGATTGGTCCGGACTATGCGCACAGCGCCGCTCCGACCTATTTCAACATGCGCAAGACATCGATCTATGGGGGATCGAACGAGATTCAGCGCAACATCATCACCAAAATGGTCCTCGGACTTTAGATCCAACCCGCAAATATAATAAGAAAGCGAAACTATGGATTTCAACTTTTCTGACGAACAAAATATGGTTCGTGACGGTATTTCACGGCTTGTTCGGGAACAATATGACTGGGATACGCGGCGCGCCGTAATATCCAGCGAGTCCGGCTGGCGCCCGGAATTCTGGGCACAGTTGGCGGAACTGGGCATGCTGGCCGCGCCTTTTTCCGAAGAAGATGGCGGCTTTGGCGGCGGTGCGGTCGAAACCATGCTGATCATGGAAGAATTTGGCAAAGGCCTGGTGGTCGAGCCATTTATTCCCAGTGTTGTCTGTGCCGGCGGTTTCCTGAAACATGCCGGAACGGCTGCGCAGAAAGAAGAATATCTCAGCGCGATCATTGCGGGCGAGAAGGTCTTTGCCTTCGCCTATGCTGAGCCGCAGGGCCGCTATGATCTGGCCAATCTGACAACTACGGCGAAGAAAGACGGCGACGGTTTCTCGCTCAATGGCCAAAAGGCAGTGGTGATCGGCGCACCCTGGGCAAGTCATTTTGTTGTCACGGCCCGCACCTCCGGCGGACAGTCGGATGTAGGCGGCGTATCAGTGTTCATCGTTGCAAAGGATGCCGAAGGCGTCAGTCTGCGCGATTATGCGACTGTCGATGGTCGCCGCGCTTCGGAGGTTTATTTTGAGAATGTTGCGGTGTCGGCAGATGCCCTGATCGGGGAACTGGATAACGGTCTGCCGCTGATCGAGACGGTTGTCGACGAAGCCACCGCAGCGGTCTGCGCAGAAGCCACCGGCGCTATGCAAGTGACCCACGCCATGACCTTGGAATATGCCAAGCAGCGCAAGCAATTTGGCGTGCCGATCAGCAGCTTCCAAGTGCTCCAGCACCGGATGGTCGATATGTTCATGGAATATGAGCAGTCAATTTCGATGTCCTATCTCGCGACAATCAAACTCGACGAAGACGAAGCGGAGCGCAAGCATGCGGTCTCGTCCGCCAAGGTTCGCATTGGCCAGTCGGCGCGCTTTGTCGGCCAGTCCGCGGTTCAGACCCATGGCGGCATGGGCGTAACCGATGAAACGGCGGTCGGCAGCTATTTCAAACGGCTTTCCATCATTGAAAGCGAATTTGGCAGCGTCGACCATCATATGCGGCGGCATATCAAGCTAACCGCAGCCGCCTAAAACAAATATCAAAGCCCTATCATAAAAGGGGGTGCGGTCACTCTGGCTGTGTCCCCTTTTTCACGTTATCTCTTCCTTTCTTTTAGAGGGGATGGCGATGGTTCAGCAGTCTGCCGCGGCGCCGGGCACTATGTATCGTTACTACATCCTGTTCGTGATGATGCTGACCTATATGTTCAACATCACGGATCGTATGGTGATGTCGATCCTGATCGAGGACATCAAAGCCGATTTTGTATTGACCGACACGCAAATCGGCCTGTTGGCAGGAACGGCTTTTACGGTTTTCTACGTTGTGCTGGGCATACCGGCGGGCCGTTTGGCGGACCGCACCAACCGTAAGAAAATGGTCGCCATTGCGGTCAGCTTGTGGAGCCTGATGACAGCGCTTTGCGGCGTCGCGACGGGCTTCTGGACGCTGTTTCTCGCCCGACTGGGTGTCGGTGTCGGGGAAGCAGGCGGTAACCCGCCAGCCATCTCTATTCTCACCAACTATTTTCAGTCCCATGAACTGTCCAGAGCGATGGGCATATTCTCCATCGGTGCGGTGCTTGGACCTGTAGTCGGATTTGTCGCAGGCGGCCTGCTTGCCGAAGCCTATGGCTGGCGCTGGACATTCATCATTCTCGGACTGCCGGGTGTGCTGCTCGGTGTGCTTATCTATCTGACGGTCCGCGAGCCCGACCGCAGCCAATTTTCAAAAGCTGTTGAGGATAAAGCCAAGGCGGAAACCCAGGAACCTTTTGCCACGACCATGGCTTCGCTTTGGAAAAATCGGATATTCATTCGTGTGGCCTTGGCCAACGCCCTGGCGGTCACCGCTTCTTACGCTTTTGCCATCTGGCTGGCGCCCATCCTGATCCGTAATTTTGAAATTCCAGTGTCGCAGGTTGGGATCTATCTTGGGATCGTCTGGATCGCGGGCGGTGTGCCCGGCATGATCATTGGCGGTTATGTGACGGACAAGCTGGCCCTCAAAAATCCGAAATGGCGGGCATGGTATAGCGCCATTGCGGTGTTACTTTCGCTGCCGCTTCTCTGTCTGTGCTTGCTGACCGATAATCTTTTGCTGGCGCTGGTCCTTTATGCGATAGGCTATGGTGTGCATTCATCCACACAGGGACCGGCCATTGCGATGATGCAATCGTCCGTATCTCCGACCGAACGCGGCACTGCCTCTTCCATCGCCAGCCTGTCCGCAACTTTTCTGGGCTATTTCATCGGTCCTGCGGTAGCAGGGGCTATCAGTGATCGATTGGCACCGGACTATGGCACCTTATCGCTCAACTATGCGGTTATTGGTATTACGATATTGAGCCTCACCTTGGCGATATTGGCTTATATCTATGCTGCCAGAGCAGTTACAGGAGCACCGCCTAAGTCCGCTTGATCAGCCTTCAACCATGATCCACCACCCACTAAAGGGGCGGGGCTTGTCGCCATGTTTCGGATAGCTGAGATGTCCATCAATGCGATAACCGCCATAATCATAGCGCAATTCGGGAATGGGACTGGCTGGCTCAAATAGAACGCGGTAGGCGCGATCAGGATGTTCGCGGTCACCCGACGCGTCCTTATATTCCAACAGACCGCGATATTCCGTGCCATCAGACATTTGCAATACCGCTGCACTGGCGCAACGCTCCGGCGGGAACTCCATCGCCTTGTTTAGCGGTGTGTCATCGACGGCCAGTATCATCCAATGGGCTGTTTCGTTCTTCTCCGCCTGGGTGCCGGTCATCGTCAGGATGCGAAATATATCGCCAGACCGCGACAAGCCAATTTGCTCTTTTTCGGTAAGCGGTTTGCGATCCCCGCAATCGGTTGAGGCGCTATATTGATCATAGCGATAGCCTTCACTACCCGCCGCTTGTCCCGGTCCGGCCATCGCGAGCCCCAATAAAATCGACCCGGCAATCATGGTCTTGCCGCGAACCATTATAACAACAATCCGCCGTCTGCGATCAGCGTCTGCCCCACAACATAGCTGGCCAGCGGTGATGCCAGAAACAGTGATAGCCCTGCCATATCTTCGGGATCGCCAATCCGGCCAACCGGGATATTCCGGATTGTTGCTTCCCGGCGTTTCGGATTTTCCGTTGTCACCGCCGTCATCTTGGTGGCGATCAGGCCAGGCGCGATGCCGTTCACACGGATGCCATCTGGAGCCCACGCTTTGCCAAGTGTTCGGGTCAATCCCATCGCTCCGGTTTTTGATGCATTATAGGCGGGGTTACCAACGGTCGCGTGAAAGGCGGCGGTCGAGCTGATGATGATTAGCGAACCTTTGGCCTCTTTGAGCAGATCATGAAATTGTCCGGCAAAAGTCATCAGGCTGTTGAGATTGACCTGTATCACCTTGGCAAAATTGTCCGGTTCAAATTCCTGCCGCTTGTAGAGCACCATGCCTTGCGAACAGATCAGTACATCCAGCGTGTCGAACGTCTGGCGATAGGCCGCAATGGCTCCATCATCGGCGGCATCGACTTGGGCATAATGCAGGCCTTCCAGATCAGAGCCCTCGTCCTTGGAATAATCATCTGGCCCCGCGCGCGTGCCCGTAACATGAACCTGCGCCCCGCATGCGCGAAAGGCCTGCGCGGTGGCATTGCCTATCCCGCTGGAGCCGCCAATGACGGAAACTATCTTGCCTTCATAATCCAGTGCCTGATGATTTTGGGATGCGTCGACCATATCTATCCTCTTCTTTTGCCCCTATGCAAAGCGATATTGGCCGAGCCGATGGCGATGGTCTAGAGCCTATTGTGATAAGCATGTTCCAGAGGAGAAATCATGGACATTCCATTTTCACTGGCGGGCCGGACCGCATTGATCGCCGGGGCATCATCGGGCTTGGGCGCGCATTTCGCCGAACTGTTTGCAGCGGCAGGAGCCAATGTTGTGCTGGGTGCGCGGCGTATGGATCGCACGGCGGAAGTGGTGGAGAAAATAGTCGCAGCAGGAGGTAATGCCTTGGCCGTGCCCCTGGATGTCACCGATGAGGCATCGGTTGTCGCGGCCTATGATGCAGCCGAAGCCGAATTTGGTGTGGTGGATTCGATCATTGCCAATGCTGGCGTCAGCGCCGCTGGACGCTCCACCGATGTGCCGTTGGACCGTTTGCAGACTCTTATCGGAACAAATTTTACTGGCGTCTATGTGGTTGCCAGAGAAGGAGCCAAACGGCTTATTGCCAATGA
Encoded proteins:
- a CDS encoding SDR family NAD(P)-dependent oxidoreductase, whose amino-acid sequence is MVDASQNHQALDYEGKIVSVIGGSSGIGNATAQAFRACGAQVHVTGTRAGPDDYSKDEGSDLEGLHYAQVDAADDGAIAAYRQTFDTLDVLICSQGMVLYKRQEFEPDNFAKVIQVNLNSLMTFAGQFHDLLKEAKGSLIIISSTAAFHATVGNPAYNASKTGAMGLTRTLGKAWAPDGIRVNGIAPGLIATKMTAVTTENPKRREATIRNIPVGRIGDPEDMAGLSLFLASPLASYVVGQTLIADGGLLL
- a CDS encoding RDD family protein, with protein sequence MSATTTDPWTRRSANPKLDRVMVSPEGVPLNVTVATAGARAGALTLDIIIILGLILGVTLLGLLILWGFESAFGEGLILEESGPLSVVAVLWIIAVFLFRNAYFLYFELGDRAATWGKRAVGIRVAARDGGRLTAEAVIARNIIRDIELFLPLMFITSGEAEGTMTDFTAWAGFLWVLMFLLFPVFNKDRLRCGDLIAGTWVIQNVKRNLGGVVAPSAEAIADPATGTTTTRYEFSDEDLSVYGEYELQTLESVLRTGTDEALETVTSSICNKIGWEPGSGDKRIFLESYYTALRAKLEGGMRFGKRRKDKYSADI
- a CDS encoding spinster family MFS transporter, whose amino-acid sequence is MVQQSAAAPGTMYRYYILFVMMLTYMFNITDRMVMSILIEDIKADFVLTDTQIGLLAGTAFTVFYVVLGIPAGRLADRTNRKKMVAIAVSLWSLMTALCGVATGFWTLFLARLGVGVGEAGGNPPAISILTNYFQSHELSRAMGIFSIGAVLGPVVGFVAGGLLAEAYGWRWTFIILGLPGVLLGVLIYLTVREPDRSQFSKAVEDKAKAETQEPFATTMASLWKNRIFIRVALANALAVTASYAFAIWLAPILIRNFEIPVSQVGIYLGIVWIAGGVPGMIIGGYVTDKLALKNPKWRAWYSAIAVLLSLPLLCLCLLTDNLLLALVLYAIGYGVHSSTQGPAIAMMQSSVSPTERGTASSIASLSATFLGYFIGPAVAGAISDRLAPDYGTLSLNYAVIGITILSLTLAILAYIYAARAVTGAPPKSA
- a CDS encoding acyl-CoA dehydrogenase family protein; this translates as MDFNFSDEQNMVRDGISRLVREQYDWDTRRAVISSESGWRPEFWAQLAELGMLAAPFSEEDGGFGGGAVETMLIMEEFGKGLVVEPFIPSVVCAGGFLKHAGTAAQKEEYLSAIIAGEKVFAFAYAEPQGRYDLANLTTTAKKDGDGFSLNGQKAVVIGAPWASHFVVTARTSGGQSDVGGVSVFIVAKDAEGVSLRDYATVDGRRASEVYFENVAVSADALIGELDNGLPLIETVVDEATAAVCAEATGAMQVTHAMTLEYAKQRKQFGVPISSFQVLQHRMVDMFMEYEQSISMSYLATIKLDEDEAERKHAVSSAKVRIGQSARFVGQSAVQTHGGMGVTDETAVGSYFKRLSIIESEFGSVDHHMRRHIKLTAAA
- a CDS encoding DUF58 domain-containing protein; translated protein: MIYPTARAVFLIAIGAPVAAVLAAIMPNLWAIGIAWAAMLVVLLVIDGLIAAKAGNVQLAVPKTTEIGAPLELGVQAEFAGLMAPRTISGNLGVDDRLSDNGRIAFTLDRSQPKERIYSGASTTTPSRRGTGDIGKLWLRWKGPLGLAWRQTSKQSDQSVAVMPNISAVRSPTVQMFLRDSIFGLLARKFRGEGSEFEALAEYQPGMDRRSIDWKGSARHSKLLAKEYDTERNNQIVFALDCGSAMCEPIDGLPRIDRAVSAALLTAYITLKSGDQTSLFSFAAKPELSTPFLSGSRNFYRMQQDAATIDYRHQESNYTLALSALSNRLQRRSLIIIFTDFTDPTSADLMLEAAGRLIDKHLVLFVVLEDEELSEFIKKQPENAEDVARSVTAQSLLEQKKLVVTRLQHMGIDVIEGPHKHIGTRLINSYLKIKRRGAI
- a CDS encoding SDR family NAD(P)-dependent oxidoreductase, which produces MDIPFSLAGRTALIAGASSGLGAHFAELFAAAGANVVLGARRMDRTAEVVEKIVAAGGNALAVPLDVTDEASVVAAYDAAEAEFGVVDSIIANAGVSAAGRSTDVPLDRLQTLIGTNFTGVYVVAREGAKRLIANDSRAKENGRITIIGSITSRLTGEGDSAYAASKAGVTHLGRNLAREWVRQGVNVNTIHPGYIATEIQGDWYQTEGGQKQIAGFHRRRLQDMASLDAMMLYFSSDASQSVTGSDMVVDDGQSL
- a CDS encoding stage II sporulation protein M produces the protein MANMVTDPTAEQAIENAALKSDRFRLEREADWVRLEDIVTKMEKGKARRLSDDDVLALPTLYRTLLSSLSIARESSLDAGLIDYLEGLALRSYFMVYGTQTSFGQWLKGFFGGGWSQSIREIKVDIWIALFVMIAGTLIGYVLVAGDSDWYYALVPGNFADTRVPGASEAALRETLFSTKEHDGLGVFAAYLFSNNAQVAILAFALGFAFAVPSILLLIHNMALLGAMVWVFAQRDLTVEFIGWLSIHGTTELFAILLAGAAGIHVGRSIAFPGAKSHLKAASDAGKRAALVMAGVVIMLICAGLLEGFARQLINDTGLRYLVGGTMLTFWLVYFFVFGRSRVETGT
- a CDS encoding acyl-CoA dehydrogenase family protein encodes the protein MNLEFTAEENAFRDEVRSFIENNYPQNIERAAVQDDMSPEDMTAWHKILGEKGWSVPAWPEQYGGTGWTPTQRYIWSEENARVNAVMPLPFGVAMVGPVIYTFGNEEQKAKHLPGIRSGDVWWCQGYSEPGAGSDLASLKTTAVRDGDDYILNGQKTWTTLAQHADWGFFLCRTDPDAPKPQQGISFILVDMNTPGIEVRPIKLIDGGYEVNEVWLTDVRVPAENLIGEENKGWTYAKFLLAHERSGIAGVARSKRGVEQLKEIAQHEMLDGEPLLQDMGFATKVSQLEIDLAALEITELRTLAGEQAGKGPGPESSLLKVKGTEIQQRLTELTLEAVGYYGTPDFRSFPADGSNDFPIGPDYAHSAAPTYFNMRKTSIYGGSNEIQRNIITKMVLGL
- a CDS encoding AAA family ATPase; amino-acid sequence: MNIGELKTLADNIRTEVAKAIIGQEEIVDHLLIALFSSGHVLLEGPPGTAKTFLAQCFSATLSLDFGRIQFTPDLMPGDIVGSNLFNFQTSTFTLTRGPIFCDLLLADEINRTPPKTQAAMLEAMQERAVTIDGETHDLSSQFMVVATQNPIEQQGVYPLPEAQLDRFLFKLLIEYPDAEEEKKIVTQYGERIGAPGPADFGISAQVDEQTLMAAAEVVKSVKLVEDVTDYIVRLVRATRETADLENGASPRAAIMLATAARARAAISGRDYVVPDDVKALAPSVLRHRTLLSPAAEIEGRQVDTIIEALVERTEAPR